The following proteins are encoded in a genomic region of Paenibacillus sp. FSL R7-0273:
- a CDS encoding NUDIX hydrolase, protein MTRNSRSIIIAVKGIIVHQGRILIVRRAAADIIGAGSWECPGGKIEFGEGLEAALEREIAEETGLGVTVGAVAYAASFLTDPGRQVVIITYLCESEKDAVILSEEHAAYKWCTRTELEELLPPGILAEFERSGVLTMAELL, encoded by the coding sequence ATGACCAGAAATTCCAGGAGCATTATCATTGCCGTCAAAGGAATCATTGTGCACCAGGGCCGTATTCTTATTGTCCGGCGCGCTGCGGCAGATATTATAGGGGCCGGAAGCTGGGAGTGTCCCGGAGGGAAAATTGAATTCGGAGAAGGGCTGGAAGCCGCGCTTGAACGGGAGATCGCTGAAGAAACAGGACTTGGCGTAACGGTCGGAGCAGTAGCATATGCCGCTTCTTTTCTGACCGATCCCGGCAGGCAGGTTGTCATCATCACTTATCTCTGCGAAAGCGAAAAGGACGCAGTAATTCTCTCTGAGGAGCACGCAGCCTACAAATGGTGTACCCGGACTGAGCTTGAGGAGCTGCTGCCTCCGGGAATTCTGGCTGAATTTGAGCGGAGCGGCGTGCTCACAATGGCGGAGCTGTTGTAG